One genomic window of Haliotis asinina isolate JCU_RB_2024 chromosome 4, JCU_Hal_asi_v2, whole genome shotgun sequence includes the following:
- the LOC137282480 gene encoding monocarboxylate transporter 5-like — translation MAVRNNHADDDGGASVETEVKPPEDDKTTLPIDRGWAWAILGGCFLNAMLMGAYNRSLALFFVEYLEMFGASTTETTLILGVRAMTVSLMSPVAMNVVLEFVGTRKTVMLGGLFSVLAILSAAFAPNILVIICVHSVLSGMGGSMVHAPGLVLIGKYFKKRRGRATTAASTALSVASVFPVLAQYLLDEYGIRGTMLIYAGLTMNMWVGASLYRPLHFYERKVKPSGTREEPVDGVDVEVREIIRDENATGPHHVGTHAENIHTGSTRSCDVVVNDTCNKLTDSKSDDDSFRKRAYSEGSKRPSVSEYETAAYSSHPDLVSLPKIAPKQMDTAKKDTRVDDRKHIKSAVVRNIVKVFRAFDFSLFKNPMFLLIMVFSQFGIVVRHVPTYLPALMNEMGYSQSDAAFLLLISGILDFFCRLFYGFVADLGYLRVCQIMALGLVIVGVASQFIMFYTTYPLLVAYCVVVGIFGCAFPCLLPLVIVDFMGIDCMAKTIGFTTLFQGLAVALTHPILGALRDLSGSYLPCFQYLGVSSFCAAALLLSEPLVRRYKAKHQPGSPSKDEECLEPLK, via the exons ATGGCAGTGAGAAATAATCATGCAGATGACGATGGAGGGGCGAGTGTGGAAACTGAAGTAAAACCTCCTGAAGATGACAAGACAACACTACCTATAGACAGAGGATGGGCTTGGGCGATACTCGGAG GATGTTTTCTGAATGCCATGCTAATGGGTGCATACAACCGATCTTTGGCGCTGTTCTTTGTGGAATACCTTGAGATGTTTGGTGCATCTACAACGGAGACAACCCTTATCCTTGGAGTAAGAGCTATGACCGTCAGCCTTATGT CACCGGTTGCTATGAACGTTGTCCTGGAGTTTGTGGGGACTAGGAAGACAGTCATGTTGGGCGGACTCTTCAGTGTGTTAGCAATTCTCTCAGCCGCCTTTGCCCCGAACATATTGGTCATCATATGTGTTCACAGTGTTCTTTCAG GCATGGGCGGTTCAATGGTACACGCGCCGGGTTTAGTGTTGATTGGAAAATACTTCAAGAAACGACGAGGTCGGGCTACAACAGCTGCAAGTACAGCATTGAGTGTAGCAAGTGTATTCCCAGTACTTGCTCAATATTTGCTTGACGAATACGGGATACGAGGAACAATGCTTATATACGCAGGTCTAACAATGAATATGTGGGTAGGGGCATCCCTATATCGACCTCTTCATTTCTATGAAAGAAAAGTGAAGCCCAGTGGCACTCGTGAAGAACCAGTTGACGGCGTTGATGTTGAAGTGAGAGAGATCATCAGAGATGAAAATGCCACTGGGCCACACCATGTAGGAACACATGCAGAGAATATTCACACTGGAAGTACAAGGAGTTGTGATGTTGTTGTAAACGACACCTGCAATAAATTGACTGATTCAAAAAGCGACGATGATTCCTTCAGAAAAAGAGCATACTCTGAAGGTTCTAAAAGACCGTCTGTTTCCGAATATGAAACAGCGGCATACTCAAGTCATCCAGACCTTGTGAGTCTTCCAAAAATCGCGCCCAAACAGATGGATACAGCTAAAAAGGACACACGCGTCGATGATCGAAAGCACATAAAATCTGCCGTCGTTAGAAACATTGTGAAAGTGTTCAGAGCATTTGACTTTTCTTTATTCAAGAATCCAATGTTTCTTCTGATTATGGTATTCTCTCAGTTTGGAATTGTTGTGAGACACGTCCCAACCTACCTCCCTGCACTGATGAATGAAATGGGATACAGTCAGTCAGATGCAGCGTTTCTGTTGCTCATCTCTGGAATTCTAGACTTTTTTTGTCGACTGTTTTATGGCTTTGTAGCCGATCTTGGATATCTCCGTGTCTGTCAAATTATGGCTCTTGGTCTTGTGATAGTAGGAGTGGCATCACAGTTTATAATGTTTTATACCACATATCCTCTTCTTGTAGCTTATTGTGTAGTGGTTGGTATCTTCGGATGTGCCTTCCCGTGCCTTCTTCCACTGGTTATAGTCGATTTCATGGGAATCGACTGTATGGCAAAGACCATAGGATTTACAACGTTATTCCAAGGATTGGCAGTTGCATTGACACATCCAATTTTAG GGGCATTACGTGATTTGAGCGGATCCTATCTACCCTGTTTCCAGTACCTTGGTGTGTCATCCTTCTGTGCCGCAGCACTATTGCTATCCGAGCCTCTTGTACGTCGATATAAAGCAAAACACCAACCAGGATCACCGTCAAAGGATGAAGAATGTCTGGAACCGTTGAAATAG
- the LOC137282479 gene encoding monocarboxylate transporter 5-like, translating to MAVRNNHADDDGGESVETEVKPPEDDKTTLPIDRGWAWAILGGCFLNALLMGAYNRSLALFFVEYLEMFGASTTETTLILGVRAMTLSLMSPVAMNVVLEFVGTRKTVMLGGLFSVLAILSAAFAPNILVIICVHSVLSGMGNSMVHAPGLVLIGKYFKKRRGRATTAASTALSVASVFPVLAQYLLDEYGIRGTMLIYAGLTMNMWVGASLYRPLHFYERKVKPSGTREEPVDGVDVEVRETIRDENATGPRHVGKHAENIHTGSTRSCDVVVNDTCNKLTDSKSDDDSFRKRAYSEGSKRQSVSEYETAAYSSHPDLVSLPKIAPKQMDTAKKDTRVDDRKHIKSAVVRNIVKVFRAFDFSLFKNPMFLLIMTFSQFGVVVRHVPTYLPALMNEMGYSQSDAAFLLLISGILDFFCRLFYGFVADLGYLRVCQIMALGLVIVGVASQFIMFYTTYPPLVAYCVVVGIFGCAFPCLLPLVIVDFMGIDCMAKTIGFTTLFQGLAVALTHPILGVLRDLSGSYLPCFQYLGVSSFCAAALLLSEPLVRRYKAKHQPGLPSKDEECLEPLK from the exons ATGGCTGTGAGAAATAATCATGCAGATGACGATGGAGGGGAGAGTGTGGAAACTGAAGTAAAACCTCCTGAAGATGACAAGACAACGCTACCTATAGACAGAGGATGGGCTTGGGCGATACTCGGAG GATGTTTTCTGAATGCCCTGCTGATGGGCGCATACAACAGATCTTTGGCGCTGTTCTTTGTGGAATACCTTGAGATGTTTGGTGCATCTACAACGGAGACAACCCTTATCCTTGGAGTAAGAGCCATGACCCTCAGCCTTATGT CACCGGTTGCTATGAACGTTGTCCTGGAGTTTGTGGGGACTAGGAAGACAGTCATGTTGGGCGGACTCTTCAGTGTGTTAGCAATTCTCTCAGCCGCCTTTGCCCCGAACATATTGGTCATCATATGTGTTCACAGTGTTCTTTCAG GCATGGGCAATTCAATGGTACACGCGCCGGGTTTAGTGTTGATTGGAAAATACTTCAAGAAACGACGAGGTCGGGCTACAACAGCTGCAAGTACAGCATTGAGTGTAGCAAGTGTATTCCCAGTACTTGCTCAATATTTGCTTGACGAATACGGGATACGAGGAACAATGCTTATATACGCAGGTCTAACAATGAATATGTGGGTAGGGGCATCCCTATATCGACCTCTTCATTTCTATGAAAGAAAAGTGAAGCCCAGTGGCACTCGTGAAGAACCAGTTGACGGCGTTGATGTTGAAGTGAGAGAGACCATCAGAGATGAAAATGCCACTGGGCCACGGCATGTAGGAAAACATGCAGAGAATATTCACACTGGAAGTACAAGGAGTTGTGATGTTGTTGTAAACGACACCTGCAATAAATTGACTGATTCAAAAAGCGACGATGATTCCTTCAGAAAAAGAGCATACTCTGAAGGTTCTAAAAGACAGTCTGTTTCCGAATATGAAACAGCGGCATACTCAAGTCATCCAGACCTTGTGAGTCTTCCAAAAATCGCGCCCAAACAGATGGATACAGCTAAAAAGGACACACGCGTCGATGATCGAAAGCACATAAAATCTGCCGTCGTTAGAAACATTGTGAAAGTGTTCAGAGCATTTGACTTTTCTTTATTCAAGAATCCAATGTTTCTTCTGATTATGACATTCTCTCAGTTTGGAGTTGTTGTGAGACACGTCCCAACCTACCTCCCTGCACTGATGAATGAAATGGGATACAGTCAGTCAGATGCAGCGTTTCTGTTGCTCATCTCTGGAATTCTAGACTTTTTTTGTCGACTGTTTTATGGCTTTGTAGCCGATCTTGGATATCTCCGTGTCTGTCAAATTATGGCTCTTGGTCTTGTGATAGTAGGAGTGGCATCACAGTTTATAATGTTTTATACCACATATCCTCCACTTGTAGCTTATTGTGTAGTGGTTGGTATCTTCGGATGTGCCTTCCCGTGCCTTCTTCCACTGGTTATAGTCGATTTCATGGGAATCGATTGTATGGCAAAGACCATCGGATTTACAACGTTATTCCAAGGATTGGCAGTTGCATTGACACATCCAATTTTAG GGGTATTACGTGATTTGAGCGGATCCTATCTACCCTGTTTCCAGTACCTTGGTGTGTCATCCTTCTGCGCCGCAGCACTGTTGCTATCCGAGCCTCTTGTACGTCGATATAAAGCAAAACACCAACCAGGATTACCGTCAAAGGATGAAGAATGTCTGGAACCGTTGAAATAG